In one window of Brachyhypopomus gauderio isolate BG-103 chromosome 16, BGAUD_0.2, whole genome shotgun sequence DNA:
- the LOC143477797 gene encoding uncharacterized protein LOC143477797 isoform X3: MTADALRRPVGDQLILEEDENYLPSEQEVHEYAREIGIDPDGEPELLWLAREGIVAPLPPEWKPCQDVTGEVYYFNFSTGQSTWDHPCDEHYRQLVAQERECAQPCHSHAMDEEEEDEEPKKASVHEDSELRVAEETELDVDEEKKKREKECVCVCECMCGELSGLLQEVREEVQREHSRKLEQLSQEHQEQLFTLRHEHLEEVQREHSRKLEQLSQEHQEQLFTLRHKHLEEESVERERMLRAHLEERERMQASHTSQLDQLRLQLDSQLQHTHKIHMQKELEVQKMIEQLDMKTKELKTQELLLQTQAADLKKRRQQLSEEGDEVEKGIEALPRVLRERDSLRAELDRLRDERRREREELEKEREGRRREREESRRMMEEREKLQARCDELHRRLRSVLVWRAPSGWRKWNLLSPLCPPPTTSRSIDNLREYISGEGVLQRARQFLEKQTSCLRARQAALRTAHPSPQRSAAGGSAQPLCQEVSELEKLRETVQKGHELLRKKEERLGQLDTSLAEELSCDEGERLVGDRRVSDVIDSETSGVCGQEETTHAVPVKVQQLAESLQQISGQLNTVLGELGSFTGRSVQPLPQPPPSSSFPPAPSWAWTPSPASSSVAQNSFLHSTINGVSMDTSARYPMRATRAYSGYTPASLSSELDGQRLQRLIDDNKRWLESRRKDPNVPLFTRYPAAPPTNGLVQLSLDKKNQIKVYHY; encoded by the exons AGGTCCATGAGTATGCCAGAGAAATTGGCATTGACCCTGATGGGGAGCCAGAGCTGCTGTGGCTGGCCAGAGAGGGGATTGTAGCCCCACTACCTCCTGAATGGAAACCCTG TCAGGATGTGACTGGAGAAGTATACTATTTCAACTTCTCCACGGGCCAGTCCACCTGGGACCACCCCTGTGATGAGCACTACCGCCAACTAGTGGCCCAGGAGCGGGAGTGTGCTCAGCCATGCCACAGCCATGCcatggatgaagaggaggaggatgaagagccgAAGAAGGCGTCTGTCCATGAG gacagtgaaCTCAGGGTGGCAGAGGAGACTGAGCTGGACGTGGacgaagaaaagaaaaagagagagaaggagtgtgtgtgtgtgtgtgagtgtatgtgtggtgagttgtctggtctgttgcaggaggtgagggaggaggtgcagagggagcacagcaggaagctggagcagctgtcacaggagcaccaggagcagctcttcaccctcagacacgagcacctggaggaggtgcagagggagcacagcaggaagctggagcagctgtcgcaggagcaccaggagcagctcttcaccctcagacacaagcacctggaggag gagagcgtggagagggagcgcatgttgagggctcatctggaggagagggagaggatgcaGGCTTCGCACACGTCCCAGCTAGATCAGCTCAGACTACAGCTCGActctcagctccaacacacccacaaaataCACATGCAGAAA gagttagaagtgcagaagatgatTGAGCAATTGGACATGAAAACCAAAGAGCTCAAAACTCAGgaactgctactccaaactcag gctgcagatttgaagaagaggagacaacagctgagtgaggaaggagatgaagttgagaaggggatagag gctctcccacgtgtcctgagagaacgggacagtctgcgtgcggagctggaccgattaagagatgagaggaggagagaaagggaggagctggaaaaagagagagagggaaggaggagagagagggaggagagcagaaggatgatggaggagagagaaaaactGCAGGCTAGATGTGATGAACTCCACAGAAGGCtcag atctgtgttggtgtggaggGCTCCCTCCGGGTGGAGGAAatggaacctcctctctcccctgtgcccacctcccacaaccTCCCGCAGCATAGACAa cttgcgGGAGTATATCTCAGGTGAAGGTGTCCTGCAGAGAGCAAGACAGTTCTTGGAGAAACAGACCAGCTGTCTGAGAGCGAGACAGGCGGCACTAAGGACGGCCCACCCCAGCCCGCAGAGGTCCGCTGCAGGAGGCTCTGCTCAGCCTCTCTGCCAG gaggtgagtgagctggagaagctgagggagacGGTCCAGAAGGGCCACGAGCTCCtgagaaagaaggaggagagactcGGCCAGCTGGACACGTCACTGGCAgaggag ctgtcatgtgatgAAGGCGAGCGGCTGGTGGGAGATCGGAGAGTCTCTGATGTCATAGACTCAGAGACGAGCGGTGTGTGTGGCCAAGAGGAGACga cacatgcagtgccagtgaaagtgcagcagttagcagagtccctgcagcagatctCTGGCCAGCTGAACACAGTGCTGGGTGAACTGGGATCTTTCACTGGGAGGagcgtccagcccctccctcagccacctccgtcctcctccttccctcctgccccgtcctgggcatggacaccaagccccgcctcctcttcaGTGGCTCAGAACAGCTTCTTACACTCCACCATTAAtg GAGTTTCCATGGATACCAGTGCCCGCTATCCTATGAGGGCTACCAGAGCATATAGTGGATACACTCCAGCaag tctctcctctgagctagatggccagaggctgcagagactgatcgacgacaacaaaaggtggctggaatcacgacgcaaagacccaaatgt GCCTCTCTTCACACGCTACCCAGCTGCCCCGCCCACCAATGGGCTGGTCCAGCTCAGCCTGGACAAGAAGAATCAGATCAAGGTCTACCATTACTGA